The segment GCAGGGGCCGGGAGCCGTCGGCACGGCCGGATGTATCCGGGAGCATGTCAACCAAAGTCGGGATGGCTTCGCTGAAAAGTTCCCGGAACGTGGGCAGGGAAAAATGCACGGACACCCCGCGCACGGGGCCGGGCGAGATGTCCGTCACGCCCCGCGTTTCGGGCAGACAGGACAACAACCCATGGCCGGGCGGCCGGTCCAGCACCGTGCGCTTGGCGGCGCGCAGAGTCAGACGCAGATGGTGGGTCAGATTGCAGCACAGACTGACGGGTGCGCGGTCGATTTCAAAAGAACTGCGGACGAGGCGTTTTGTTTCCCCGCACGTCAGCAGCAGGGTCAGGCCGGGATGCAGCGGGATGATTTCCGGCAGGCACAGGCCGGCGGGTTCGCTGATCCGCACGGACACGGCGTGGGCGGCGGAATCGAGGAGTTTGGTCATGATGCGGTCGCCGTCAGCACGAGCAGAAAGAACCGCCCCAGGTTTGTCTGTTCCGGGCGGTCAAAGCCGTGATCGCGGGCCGTGGCCGTGAGCCATTCCGGGGTGAGGTGCCGGGCCGGATGTCCGGCGGGCAGGTGTTCGTGTCCGAGGTGCTCCAGAATGCCCAGCCGTCCTCCGGGCCGGAGCACGCGGCGGATTTCGTCCAACATCAGGCCCAATTGGCTCGCGCGGCCGGGCATGTGCAGGACCATGGCCAGCAGGCAGGCGTCGGCGCGGCCGGTCGCCACGGGCAGGGCTACGGTGATGTCCGCGCGCAGGGGCAGGAGGGCGGACAAACCCGCCTCTGTGGCGTCCGCGCGCAGCTCGGTCAGGACGCGGCCCCAGGTGTCCAGGGCCAGCACGGCCCCGCGCGGTCCGGTCCGTCTTGCCATGTCCAGGGCATACTCACCCGGCCCGCAGCCCAGATCCACAAAAACGC is part of the Deltaproteobacteria bacterium genome and harbors:
- a CDS encoding methyltransferase domain-containing protein; amino-acid sequence: MTPMTPEPCGRRRSGPSSHGPDTAAGVLDALGVEPGGVFVDLGCGPGEYALDMARRTGPRGAVLALDTWGRVLTELRADATEAGLSALLPLRADITVALPVATGRADACLLAMVLHMPGRASQLGLMLDEIRRVLRPGGRLGILEHLGHEHLPAGHPARHLTPEWLTATARDHGFDRPEQTNLGRFFLLVLTATAS